Within Oscillatoria nigro-viridis PCC 7112, the genomic segment CACGCCGCCCGCTATTGCTTCGATTCCGGTGACGGTTGCCGGGACGAACCAAACTTACAAATATCAAGTATTTGCGACCGACCCGGAAAACGATGCCCTGCGCTACAGTTTGGGAACTAAACCCGAAGGCATGAGGATTGACGGCCGCACCGGTTTAATCTCTTGGACTCCGGGTGCCAATGCTGTCGGTACTTACGAAGTAGAAGTTGTAGCTACTGACGCCCAAGGAGGCGCGGGAAATCAGAAGTTTGCCATACAGGTAGGAACTGCCACCGTCAACCGGCCTCCGGCTGTAGTTTCGACGCCGATTTTTGCAGCATCTTTGGGGAGTCAGTACAGCTATCAAGTAAGGGCGACCGACCCCGACGGCGGCAGTTTAACTTATCAGTTGCTGCAAGCCCCGACGGGGGTAGCGATAAACCAGACTACTGGATTGCTGACTTGGAACAATCCGACTGCTGGAAACCATCAAATCGTAGTGGGCGTCCTCGATGCCGGCGGCTTGGGGGCGGCCCAAGGGTTTACATTAACTGCGAGGGCGAATTCGGCACCCGTTATTCCTGCCGTACCGGCGCAGCAATCTGTAGCAACGGGCGCTACTTACCGCTACGATTTGAAAGCCAGTGATGCTGAAGGCGATTTGCTTTCTTATTCTTTGTTGCAGTCTCCCTCGGGCATGACTGTTGATGAAGAAGGCCGCATTAGTTGGGTTCCTAAATCAAGTGATGTCGGTACGGTTAAACCAGTCGAAATTGCCATCACCGATACCTTTGGCAAGACTGTTACTGTCGCCTACAATTTAAGCGTTGTTGCCGATACTGTCGCACCGAAAGTAAACTTAATTGCAAGCAAGAATGCAGCTAATGTTGGCGAGTCGGTTACGTTTACAGTCAATGCCGTAGATAACGTGAAAGTCGAATCTTTGGGATTGACAATTAACGGCACTCCGGTTGTCATAGATGCACAAGGCAAGGCAACTGTCAAGTTAAATAATTCAAATCCAATCACCGCAATTGCCACTGCTAAAGATGCGGCTGGAAATGTGGGGAATGCCACTCAAACTGTAGCAGCAATTGACCCGACCGATGTCAACGCGCCTGTTATCAACATCAGTTTAGAAGATGATGCAGAAATCACCGCGCCCTTCAATATCACCGGCACGATTTCTGACAGCAGTTTGGCATACTATACATTGGAAGTAGCGCCAGTCGGTGGCGGGCAAATTCCGGGCGATGGCGGAGGATTTAAGGAGGTTTATCGGGGAACGACTGCTGTCAGCAACGGAACGGTTGCGACTTTTGACCCGACTGTTTTGGCTAACGGCGCTTACGTTCTCAAATTCACTGCTTTCGATACCAACGGTAACGGTTCGACTACTGAAAGAACGGTGAATGTTTCGGGTGATTTGAAGTTGGGCAATTTCCGGTTGTCGTTTACTGATTTGACGGTTCCAGTAGCGGGAATTCCGATTAACGTGACTCGGACTTACGATTCTTTGAATGCGAATTCTAGCGATGATTTCGGTTACGGCTGGCGGATGGAGTTCCGGGATACTGATTTGAAGACTTCGTTAAAAGCTGACCCGATTTACGAAGAATTGGGCATCAATACCGTAGCATTTGATAGCAAGACTAAGGTATTCATCACCCTACCCGGAGGTAAGCGGGAAACCTTTACTTTTAAGCCGACTCCGAGTCATTTGAATCAGTATTTAGGGGCTGCTGGGCCGGGGGCTGCGATGTACAAGCCGGCGTTTGAGTCTCAAAAGGGTTCGACGGTGACTCTGACGGTTAAGGATGCGAATTTGATACGGAATGAGTACGGCGAGTATTACGGGGTTAACGGGCAGCCCTTCAATCCTGAAAATCCGGCGTTTGGTGGGGTTTATGTGTTGACTACCCAAGAGGGATTGGTTTACGAGATTGATGCTAAGTCTGGGGATTTGCTGACTGCTACTGATGCGAATGGGAATAAGCTGACTTTTAGCGATGCGGGGATTGCTAGTTCGACTGGGAAGTCGGTGACTTTTGAGAGGGATGTTGCTGGGAGGATTGTCGGTGTTGTTGACCCGGATGGCAAGAAAGTCAAGTACGAATACGATGCTAAAGGAGATTTGGTTGCTGTTAAGGATAGGGAGAATAATACTACGACTTTTAAGTACGAAGATGAGGACAGACCGCACTTTTTAACTGAGGTTATCGACCCGTTGGGACGGAGTGGAGTCAAGACTGAGTACGATGATTCCGGGCGTTTGAAGCAGATGATTGATGCCAACGGTTCTGCGGTGGAATTGATTTACGATCCAAATAATTCGATTCAGAAAGTTAAGGATGTTTTTGGTAAGGAAACTACTTATGTTTATGATTTTCGGGGGAATGTTTTAACTGAGATTGACCCGTTAGGGAAGAGAATTGACAGGGGTGCATCTCACTTTGGCGAATATGTCACCAAAGGGTTAAAATGGAAAAGCTAGTAAAATTGCCCAAAAATATGAGGTAAAGAAAATGACACCCTCAGACCAAGAACAGCTAAAAGTCTACTTAAAAGCGGCAGCAGAAATTCTTTACAGAAATACAGCTCCAAGCGAGTTAGAAAGCTTTGATAGCATAGAAAAGTCTCTCCGTCAGAAAATGCTAGAAGAAGTGGGACCAGAACTAGGTAACTTTTTTTTTCAGCAGTATCAGGAATTCAAACAGGAAAACCCAGAAAAATAAAATCAATAGTCGGTTCGCTCGAAATTACCGACAATCAAGCGAAATATTTTGGATTGAAAGCGTATAGTCAATTCAGTCCAATGATGGAAAAATGCTGTCTTTTAATTAGTGCCAACGAATCTTATCAAATGGCAGAAAAAGATTTAGAGATTTTCACCGGAATCAAAGTCTCTCATAGTACATTACAAAGATTAGTCAAACGACAAGAATTTGAATTACCTACATCTAAACAAGGAGTTCAAGAAATTACATTAGATGGCGGGAAAGTCAGGCTACGCAACGACACCAAAGGCGAGGGTTGTTACTGGAAAGACTATAAAGCCATTTGTTTAGATAATGTTTATTCGGGAGCATCTTTTCAAAATAATCAAAATTTAATTGATTGGACTAATAGCCAAAAATTGCGACATCCTATGTATTGCCTAGGAGACGGTCATGCGGGAATTTGGAAAATATTTCAAGAAATAGGAGATACTGAACAAAGACAAGAAATCTTAGATTGGTATCATCTGAAAGAAAATCTTTACAAGGTAGGAGGTTCGCTAAAACGTTTGAAATTAGCAGAAAATATGTTGTGGCAAGGTAAAATAGATGAAGTTATCAATCTATTTAAAGAGATGAAAAAACAAGCATTTAAAACATTTTGTAATTATTTAGAGACTCATCGCTGCCGAATAGTCAACTACCAATACTATAAAGAAGAATCCATAAGTTCGATAGGTTCTGGAACAGTTGAATCAATCATTAAACGAATTGGGTTTAGGGTAAAAATATCAGGAGCGCAATGGAAGATTGAGAGCGTTCCCTCTATCCTTTCTCTTCGCTGTGCTTATCTCAACGGTCAACTTTCAATTTGATGTATTTGCCAAAGTGAGATGCACCCATTGACAGGACTTACGATGATGATAATAATGTTTTGACTGAGACGGTTATTACTACCGAGTTAAATGCTGCACTTAATCCGGTAGAAGTGAGGTCAAAGACTGAGTGGACTTACGATGCGAAGGGGAATAAGTTAACTGAAAAAGACCCGTTAGGGAACATTTCGCGGTGGACTTATAACAGTCGGGGACGGGTTTTGACTGAAACTGATGCTTTGGGGAATACTGCGACTTATACCTATTCTCCTAGCGGGAATTTGCTGACAACTAAAGATGCCCGAGGCAGCGTTACCAAATACGGCTACGACACCAGAGGCAACATTTTAACCATCACCGATGCCACCAATAACACAACCAACTTCCAATACAATGCAGCAGGCGATGTAACTCATTTAGAAGACGCATCTGGTAACAAAGCTGACTATATCTACGACAGCAACGGCAATATGCAGCGGGAGGTAATGACAGTATTAACTCCCACCGCACTGAAAGAATTCATAACAGAATGGACTTACAATAACGAAGGACAAATTAAGTCTACAACTCAAGACGGTCGCACTGTAACCTACGAATACTCAGCCGGCCACCAAAGTGCCAGCATCGAAAACAACCGCCGTACCGAATACCGCTACAATGGGCAAGGAAAATTAGTCGAAACCATCTATCCCGACGATACTACCAGCAATTCCGACAATCCCAGAACGATTGCTGTTTACGATAAAGGTGGCCACCAACGGGCAACAATCGGTCGCGATGGGCGAGTTACTCACTACAAATACGACGATGCGGGACAGCTAATTGAAACCATTTATCCCAACGATACAGCCAATCAAATCCAGCAACTCCTCAACGCTATTTCTCCCGGTTTGACTTCCCAATCTGTTGACTGGACGACTGTCGTTTATCCCGACATTACTCCTGCTTATTTAGCCAGCAATTCTCGGACGAAAACCGAATACTATAAAAACGGACAAGTCAAAGCCGAAATTGATGTTTCGGGGAACCGTACTGAGTACGGATACGATGCAGCAGGCCGCGTTACCCTGACTCGTTTTGATGCTAACAACTACATCACTTATACCTACGATGCTGTTGGCAATCGCAAAACGGAAACTGTTTTTGCTGGAGGAACTTCGACGACTACTACTTATGATAGTAAAGGTCAAGTCACTGCAACAACTGACTCGAATGGCAAAACTACCAAGTTTGAATACGATGCAAAAGGACAACTGAAAGCTGTTATCGATGTCGCGCAAAAACGGACTGAGTATACTTACAATGCTGCTGGCAATTTGGCAACTGTTAAGGATGCTTTGGGTCAGGTAACGACTTACGAATACGATGATAAAGGTCGTCGCAAGGCTGTAATTCTACCGGATAGCAAGCGTGAGACTATTGTTTACAATGATGCCCAGAAAACTGTTACGATTACTGACTTCAATAATAAGGCAGTTACGTACACTTATAACGATCTCAACCAAGTTGTTAGCAAGCAGTATCAGAATGCCAGCGGTGCGACTGTTAGCGTTACTTACTCGAATAACGAATTGGAGGAAACTATTACTGATAACCGGGGTTCGACTGTTTACAAGTACGACAGTTTGGGGCAGTTGCTTTCTCGAAAAGACCCGACTGGTCCTTATCTTGCCAGCGGGAATTCGATTGAATACAAGTATGAAGGCGGGCAAGTTAGCGAGGTAAAAACTCCGACTCGCACTACCAACTACACCTACTACACGGAAGGCGATGCTGAAGGTCGCTTAAAGACTGTTAGCACGCCGGATTTGGGGACGATAACGTATGTCTATTACCCGGATGGCAATCTGTGGAAAACTTTGTATCCCAATAATTTAGTTGAGACTCGGACTTACGATGCTTTGGGACGGTTGGATGTGGTGAAAACTGCCAAGATTGACCCGGTTACTCAGCAGGAGTTGCAGGTTGTTTCCAGTTATGATTATCTGGTCGATGGTGCGGGCAATCGCAAGGAAGTAGTAGAACAAAACGGGCGGAAAGTTGAGTACAAGTACGACGATTTGCATCGCTTGTTGGAGGAGAAGGTTACTAACGATCCGAATGGAAACAATCGGGTTGTCAGTTACACTTACGATGCTGTTGGCAATCGGTTGACTAAGACTGATTCTGTGAGTGGAGTTACGACTTATACTTACAACAATTTGAATCAGCTCGATTTCTTGACTGCTAGTGGAGTGGTAACTGATTACACTTACGATGACAGTGGGAATTTGGTTTCTGAGGTAACTGGAAGCAATTCTACTGTTTATCGGTGGGAGAATGATGGCGAGAATCGGTTGGTGGGGGTGACGGTTAATGAGGGTGGTGTTATTCGGAATATCGGGTATAAATACAATGCACAGGGGATTCGAGTTGGTAAGGTTGTTGATGGGGTGGAGACTCGATATTTGATTGATGAGTTGCAACCTTATTCTCAGGTTGTTGAGGAGTATGATGCTCTTGGGAATGCGAAGGGTTCTTACGTCTACGGGTACGATTTGATTGGGAAGTTGCAGGGGAATCAGCCGTCGTTTTATCATGCTGATGGGTTGGGTTCGACTCGGTTGCTGACGAATGGTTTGGGTGGGGTTACTGATAGTTATGCTTATGATGCTTATGGCAATTTAATTTTCTCAACTGGGGGTTCTAATAATGCTTATTTGTTTGCTGGGGAACAGCGGGATTCTGAGACTGGGTTGGATTATTTGCGGGCGCGGTATTATGACCCGTTGGTGGGGAGGTTTGTTTCTGCTGATGCTTATGAGGGGAATTTAAGTGACCCGATGAGTTTGCATGATTATCAGTATGCTCATGCTAATCCGGTGGTGAATACTGACCCTAGTGGGTATTTCTCTATTGGAGAGTTGTTGGGTACTCTGGCTGGGTATTCGGTGTTGGCTGGGTTGAGTTATACGACTGGAAGTGCTGTGGGGACTGTGGCTGGAGGAGGAAGCGTTTGGGATGCTGTTGCTAAGTACGATCAGTTTTTTGCTGGTTTAACAGATGCTTTGACCTTTGGAATTAGTTCGCATCTTCGGACATCAATATACGGAGAAACAGCTACAAATAATCACAAGGGAATTTTCTTTAACTTGGGTCGGCTTGGTGGGGCGATTGCTAGTATGTGGATTGGTGCTGGTGGTACTACATTTGCTGAATTCAGTACGGCGAGTTGGTTGCCGAGAGCTGCGTTGGGTTACGATCTATTTGGTACTGGGCTTGGCATGGCTCAAAGTACAATTAATGTTGCCAAAGGTCAAGCTACTTGGTGGGATATTCTTCCTTTTTTACCAGCTCTTACTTGGTTTAATATTAAGTACAAAGTCAATATTAAGGGGTTGGGTAGTAATCTTGGTAATCTTGAAATTAGTAGGAGCTTGAGTTCTGCTCTTCAAGACTTTCGACAAAATACGCTTAGAGTGGTTAGAAAGGTGACAACTACTAAGTTAGGTAAACGACAAGTCATGGGTGGAACAGCCGGGGTAGCTATAAGTGATATACCAGGTTTTGAAAGCCGTGTTTTCGGAGGTGGTTCACCAAAGGCTCGGGTCAATATTGGGGCATTTGAAGAAACTAGATTCAAGTCGCCGAATGATATTAATAGTAACCATGCGGAAGGCGACCTGGTAACTCAAATTCATGAAGCTATTAGGTCTAGTAACTTGAGTCAAAATGATTTAGCTGGTAAAACAGTTTATATGCATATTGAAGCCTATCCATGTAATACCTGCATAGCTGGGTTAGGTATTGATTCAGATCCAGAAGCAGTAGGAGGTGTAATTAAGCAATTTAGCAAGGAATATCCAGGACTAACAATTATTGTGACTAATGAAGAAACTCCGGCAGTTATCACAATAAAAAATGGTATTCGCCTCTAGATATTCCTCTCATAAATTCAAACAATAAGCTTTATGTTACTTTGGAGAGTGATAATCGAAAAATTGCTTGCAACAGAGTGCTAAAGAGTGATACAATTATTCTGTGTTAAAAAGCTCATAAAAACAAGTAGAGTAAGTTTATGATGGTGTTTGAACTTTGTGCAAAACGTGTAGCAATTCAAGAAGAGTTATTTTATATTGGTTTTTCATCAGGAGAGGATAACGAATATTATTTTGTTATGCAAAGACATGAATTTCATAAAGAAGATGCTCTTCCCAACGTAGAGAGTGTTTATTGGGAGATAGACGATGAGTGTTGGGGAGAATATGGAGGAATTAAAGAAGTTACTTTAAGTCGCGATCAATTAATTGTTCGTTTTGATCCTTCAAGACCCAACGCTCATAAAGATTGTGATGAGGCAAGAATTGTTTTTTCTGTAAATAATTCAGAATTTCAGAAGTTACAGAACACCTTGCAGAAGAAGATAATGCTCGGTTATGAGGATAAGTTGAATTTAATTGTTGAAGATAATTGACTAATAATGACTTGGCAAATGAGAAATTACCGAAGTGCTGGGAAATTCTGTTTTGCCAATAAATCATTCAGGATGAGGAGCTTATCGTCTCGCAATTACAACCCGGATGGACTCAAACTTTTCCAACCAATCCCATTTATCAAGAAGTAACAGTCACCGCCAACAATACGAAATTTGGAGTAGATTTTGCCGCCACTAATTCCCGACTAGCAGGTCCCAATATTGACCCCGAATTTACCAGTACCCCGCCAACAACAGTCAAAGCAGGAGAAAGATTAGTCTACAGAACAACTGCAACTGACTTAAACGACGACGACTTAACCTTTGAATTGGTACTCGCACCCCAGGGAATGGCAGTTGCCCCCAACGGTACCATATCTTGGCGTCCCCCACTCAATTCCGTCGGAATTCACGATATCATCGTCAGAGTCAATGACGGCAGAGGCGGCACCGACTTGCAAGCCTTCAAAATCGAAGTTACCCCCGGAAACAACGCCCCCGTCTTCACATCCCAATTACCACAAAACATCAATCCCGCCGTCAACCAACCATTCCAATATCAAGCCAAAGCCGTAGACTTAGACGGAGACACAATTACCTACTCCATAATTCCCAATACCAGCAAACCAGTTACCCCCACCAACGCCACAATCAACCCCACCACCGGAGTAGTAAATTGGACTCCCACAACCGCACAGCAAGGAGGCGCATTCAATTGGGCTTACGCCGGCGAAGTCGAACCTTGGGAAATCTTAATTAAAGCAACAGACAACAAAGGCGGAGAAGCATTCCAAAGAATCGAATTAACCGTCAGCCCAGCCGCCCCCAATCGCCCGCCATCCATCACCTCCACTCCCCGCACAAACACCCGTTTGGGCAAGACATACTTCTATCAAGTAGAAGCCAAAGACCCAGACGGCAACCCCTTAACATATACTCTATTAAATCCTCCGAACGGCATGGCATTCGCAACGCCAGCTTCCACGCCCGCCGGCATGACATTCCAAGAAGGATTGATTAGTTGGACGCCCGGAGTCTCGCAGCAAGGAACCTATCCAATAACCGTCAGAGTTAGCGACGGGTTGGGAGGTTTAGCTACTCAAACGTTTAACCTAATTGCCGATAATGTCGCTTCAAATCGCGCCCCCAGTATCGATTCTACTCCCGCAGAACAAATTACCAATCTAGCGAAGCTTTATCAATACAATTTGACAGGCAGCGATGCAGATGGAGACAGGTTGCTGTGGAGTTTGGACAAAGCGCCTTCAGGGATGGTTGTTGACGCGCAATCGGGGGCTTTACGCTGGCAGCCTAACGCGGAACAAGTAGGCGAACATACTGTTTCTGTAAGGACAATTGACGGTAACGGCGGTTATGCCGTCCAAGAATTCAGTCTGACCGTCAGGGGAATAAATACGCCTCCGGCTGTGGTTTCAACTCCTCCATCAAAGGCGGCAGTAAATCAAGTTTACGCTTATACAGTTGTCGCGACTGATACCGAAAATGACCCGCTGACTTTCAGTTTGAATAAGTATCCAGTAGGGATGGCAATTGACAGCAACGGCAAGATTCAATGGACTCCCAATGCCAATCAAATCGGACAGCATTCTGTAGAAGTTGCCGTGACTGATAAGCAGGGGGCAATTGCTACTCAAACTTTCACTGTCACTGCGGGAACTACTGCTATCAACCTTCCCCCAGCAATTACTTCCACACCTGTATTTACAGCATCGCCAGAACGCCCTTATACATATCAGGTACAAGCAACTGATGCTGACGGTACTATCTCGCAGTACCAGTTACTGCAATCTCCTCCGGGAATGACTATTAATTCAGCTACGGGTGCGATTACTTGGAACAATCCGACTGCTGGAAACCATCAAATAGTAGTCGGGGCCCTTGACAATTCGGGTACGGGTGCGGCCCAAGGATTTGAGTTAATTGCCAGGGCTAATTCACCAGCGGTTGTTCCAACTATTCCGATTCAATCTGTTTCGCCCGGTTCTAGTTATCGCTTAGATTTGAAGGCTACTGATGCGAATGGGGATTTGTTGACTTTTGCTTTAATTCAATCTCCTCCGGGCATGACTGTTGATGAATTCGGCCGCATTAGTTGGAAGCCGACTGCTGCTAATATCGGCAATCATCCGGTTGAGGTTAAGGTGACTGATACTTTTGGGGAAAGCGTTACTGTTTCTTACAATTTAAGCGTTGTCGCCGATACTGTTGCGCCGAAAGTGAGTTTAATTGCTAGCAACAATACCGTCGATGTTGGGGATTATGTCACGTTTACTGTGAATGCTGTCGATAACGTAAAAGTCGAATCTTTGGGCTTAACTATTAACGGCACTCCTGTTGTTTTAGATGCACAAGGTCAGGCAAATGTCAAGTTAAATAATTTAGGCAGTATTACGGCAGTTGCAACGGCACTAGATGCGGCTGGAAATGTGGGAACTGCGACTGCTTCTGTGGCTGCAATTGATACTAGCGATGTCAATGCGCCAACTATCAACATCAGTTTAGAATCTGATGCAGAAATCACCGCGCCTGTCAATATAGTTGGCACGATTAGCGACAGCAATTTAGCTTACTATACATTAGAAGTAGCGCCAGTCGGTGGCGGGCAAATTCCGGGCGATGGCGGAGGATTTAAGGAGGTTTATCGCGGAACGACTGCTGTCAGCAACGGAACGATTGCGACTTTTGACCCGACTGTTTTGGCTAACGGCGCTTACGTTCTCAAGTTCACTGCATTCGATACCAACGGTAACGGTTCGACTACTGAAAGGACGGTGAATGTTTCGGGTGATTTGAAGTTGGGGAATTTCCGGTTGTCGTTTACTGATTTGACGGTTCCAGTGGCGGGTATTCCGATTAACGTGACTCGGACTTACGATTCTTTGAATGCGAATAAGGGCGATGATTTTGGCTACGGCTGGCGGATGGAGTTCCGGGATACTGATTTGAAGACTTCTTTGAAGGCTGACCCGATTTACGAAGAATTGGGCATCAATACCGCAGCATTTGATAGCAAGACTAAGGTATTCATCACCCTACCCGGAGGTAAGCGGGAAACCTTTACTTTTAAGCCGACTCCGAGTCATTTGAATCAGTATTTAGGGGCTGCTGGGCCGGGGGCTGCGATGTACAAGCCGGCTTTTGAGTCTCAAAAGGGTTCGACGATGACTCTGACGGTTAAGGACGCGAATTTGATACGGAATGAGTACGGCGAGTATTACGGGGTGAACGGGCAGCCCTTCAATCCCGAAAATCCTGCTTTTGGTAGGGTTTATGTGTTGACTACTAAAGAGGGTATTGTTTACGAGATTGATGCGGCATCTGGGGATTTGCTGACTGCTACTGATGCGAATGGGAATAAGTTGACTTTTAGCGATGCGGGGATTGCTAGCAGTACGGGTAAGTCGGTGACTTTTGAGAGGGATGCTGCTGGGAGGATTGTCGGTGTTGTTGACCCGGATGGGAAGAAGGTTAAGTACGAATACGATGCTAAGGGGGATTTGGTTGCTGTTAAGGATAGGGAGAATAATACTACTCGGTTTGTTTATGGAGATGAGGACAGACCGCACTTTTTGACTGAGGTTATTGATTCGTTGGGACGCAGTGGAGTTAAGACTGAGTACGATGAACAAGGTCGCCTCAAACAGATGGTGGATGCGAACGGTTCGGCGGTGGAGTTGGTTTACGATCCGAATAATTCGCTTCAGAAGGTTAAGGATGTTTTTGGCAAGGAAACTACTTACGTTTACGACAGTCGCGGGAATGTTTTAACTGAGATTGACCCGTTAGGGAAGAGGGTTGACAGGACTTACGATGCGGATAATAACGTTCTGAGTGAGACTGTAATTACTAGCGAGTTAAATGCTGCTGGGACTTCGGTTGAGGTGAGGTCGAAGACTGAGTGGACTTACGACGCGAAAGGGAATAAGTTAAGTGAAAAAGACCCGTTAGGGAATATTACGCGGTGGACTTATAACAGTCGCGGGCAGGTTTTGACTGAGACTGATGCTTTGGGTAATGCTGCGAGTTATACTTATTCTCCGAGTGGCAATTTGCTGACGACTAAAGATGCGGCGGGGAATGTTAGTAAGTTCAGCTACGATATGAGGGGAAATCTTCTCACCCTTACAGATGCGACTAATAAAGTTACTAGCTTTACCTACGATGCTGCGGGTAACGTACTGTCAGTGAAGGATGCGATCGGGAATACAACAACTTACACTTACGACAGCAGCGGCAACCGCAAAACTGAAACTCGCACTGTAACTACTCCTTCGGGTGTGCAAACTTTAGTTACTAAATCTGATTACGACAGTAACGGTAAAGTTACGAAA encodes:
- a CDS encoding ISKra4-like element ISOni2 family transposase (programmed frameshift) — its product is MTPSDQEQLKVYLKAAAEILYRNTAPSELESFDSIEKSLRQKMLEEVGPELGNFFFPAVSGIQTGKPRKIKSIVGSLEITDNQAKYFGLKAYSQFSPMMEKCCLLISANESYQMAEKDLEIFTGIKVSHSTLQRLVKRQEFELPTSKQGVQEITLDGGKVRLRNDTKGEGCYWKDYKAICLDNVYSGASFQNNQNLIDWTNSQKLRHPMYCLGDGHAGIWKIFQEIGDTEQRQEILDWYHLKENLYKVGGSLKRLKLAENMLWQGKIDEVINLFKEMKKQAFKTFCNYLETHRCRIVNYQYYKEESISSIGSGTVESIIKRIGFRVKISGAQWKIESVPSILSLRCAYLNGQLSI
- a CDS encoding RHS repeat-associated core domain-containing protein encodes the protein MTETVITTELNAALNPVEVRSKTEWTYDAKGNKLTEKDPLGNISRWTYNSRGRVLTETDALGNTATYTYSPSGNLLTTKDARGSVTKYGYDTRGNILTITDATNNTTNFQYNAAGDVTHLEDASGNKADYIYDSNGNMQREVMTVLTPTALKEFITEWTYNNEGQIKSTTQDGRTVTYEYSAGHQSASIENNRRTEYRYNGQGKLVETIYPDDTTSNSDNPRTIAVYDKGGHQRATIGRDGRVTHYKYDDAGQLIETIYPNDTANQIQQLLNAISPGLTSQSVDWTTVVYPDITPAYLASNSRTKTEYYKNGQVKAEIDVSGNRTEYGYDAAGRVTLTRFDANNYITYTYDAVGNRKTETVFAGGTSTTTTYDSKGQVTATTDSNGKTTKFEYDAKGQLKAVIDVAQKRTEYTYNAAGNLATVKDALGQVTTYEYDDKGRRKAVILPDSKRETIVYNDAQKTVTITDFNNKAVTYTYNDLNQVVSKQYQNASGATVSVTYSNNELEETITDNRGSTVYKYDSLGQLLSRKDPTGPYLASGNSIEYKYEGGQVSEVKTPTRTTNYTYYTEGDAEGRLKTVSTPDLGTITYVYYPDGNLWKTLYPNNLVETRTYDALGRLDVVKTAKIDPVTQQELQVVSSYDYLVDGAGNRKEVVEQNGRKVEYKYDDLHRLLEEKVTNDPNGNNRVVSYTYDAVGNRLTKTDSVSGVTTYTYNNLNQLDFLTASGVVTDYTYDDSGNLVSEVTGSNSTVYRWENDGENRLVGVTVNEGGVIRNIGYKYNAQGIRVGKVVDGVETRYLIDELQPYSQVVEEYDALGNAKGSYVYGYDLIGKLQGNQPSFYHADGLGSTRLLTNGLGGVTDSYAYDAYGNLIFSTGGSNNAYLFAGEQRDSETGLDYLRARYYDPLVGRFVSADAYEGNLSDPMSLHDYQYAHANPVVNTDPSGYFSIGELLGTLAGYSVLAGLSYTTGSAVGTVAGGGSVWDAVAKYDQFFAGLTDALTFGISSHLRTSIYGETATNNHKGIFFNLGRLGGAIASMWIGAGGTTFAEFSTASWLPRAALGYDLFGTGLGMAQSTINVAKGQATWWDILPFLPALTWFNIKYKVNIKGLGSNLGNLEISRSLSSALQDFRQNTLRVVRKVTTTKLGKRQVMGGTAGVAISDIPGFESRVFGGGSPKARVNIGAFEETRFKSPNDINSNHAEGDLVTQIHEAIRSSNLSQNDLAGKTVYMHIEAYPCNTCIAGLGIDSDPEAVGGVIKQFSKEYPGLTIIVTNEETPAVITIKNGIRL
- a CDS encoding Imm10 family immunity protein, whose product is MMVFELCAKRVAIQEELFYIGFSSGEDNEYYFVMQRHEFHKEDALPNVESVYWEIDDECWGEYGGIKEVTLSRDQLIVRFDPSRPNAHKDCDEARIVFSVNNSEFQKLQNTLQKKIMLGYEDKLNLIVEDN